Proteins encoded within one genomic window of Triticum aestivum cultivar Chinese Spring chromosome 2D, IWGSC CS RefSeq v2.1, whole genome shotgun sequence:
- the LOC123053704 gene encoding uncharacterized protein — MAAMARSNSSNGHGYHHEASTTSSSSSSTSLARGRRSLEQQVPGTPGRPLLFLTSSSSSPAHPQLVSSRRSVPSKWEDAEKWLTQSSDHRGHHHGKAASKQHHIGGPAPATARRTSLDANALALYTLPAEVLLKDKYTDNVEPSKESFVFRSSYCEPAKNGAAAVTCGDDDFHRRDVGTEMTPLGSSPTSRCHTPVKSTSPARHNTPTGRSGPLVPYNSGSGMDISELTDCHFAKLDLGAQFDSMLVNWSSKEEEEEEVSKSLRHFEASAGDGGRACDKRVAAVTECRWEDDERAKSCIRYQREEAKIQAWINLESAKAEAQSRKLEVKIQKMRSNLEEKLMKRMTSVHRRGEEWRAAAQAQHLQQLRRATTEHQARRVKTISHHLSGTGTGSNASCGCFPCNSDNIISGNLLNY; from the exons atggcggccaTGGCCAGGAGCAACAGCAGCAATGGCCACGGCTACCACCACGAGGCGTCcaccacttcctcctcctcttcctccacgtCGTTGGCTCGGGGGCGGAGATCACTGGAGCAGCAGGTCCCCGGGACACCGGGGCGGCCGTTGCTGTTCCTCACCTCATCCTCCTCGAGCCCGGCCCACCCCCAGCTCGTCTCCTCGAGGAGGTCAGTACCTTCCAAGTGGGAGGACGCGGAGAAGTGGCTGACGCAGTCGTCCGACCACCGCGGCCATCACCATGGCAAGGCTGCCTCCAAGCAGCACCACATTGGAGGACCGGCGCCGGCAACGGCGAGGAGGACCTCACTAGACGCCAATGCGCTTGCTTTGTACACACTACCTGCAGAGGTGCTCCTCAAAG ACAAGTACACCGACAACGTGGAGCCGTCCAAAGAGAGCTTCGTGTTCCGGAGCTCCTACTGCGAGCCGGCCAAGAATGGCGCTGCGGCGGTGACCTGCGGAGATGATGACTTCCACCGGAGGGACGTCGGCACGGAGATGACGCCCCTGGGGAGCTCCCCGACCTCACGGTGCCACACGCCGGTCAAAAGCACCTCCCCGGCAAGGCACAACACGCCGACGGGCCGGTCGGGGCCCCTTGTGCCGTACAACAGCGGCAGTGGCATGGACATCTCGGAGCTGACGGACTGCCATTTCGCCAAGCTGGACCTGGGCGCGCAGTTCGATTCCATGCTCGTCAACTGGAGctccaaggaggaggaggaagaggaggtgtcCAAGAGCCTCAGGCACTTCGAGGCCAgcgccggcgacggcggcagaGCCTGCGATAAGCGGGTTGCCGCCGTCACCGAGTGCCGGTGGGAAGACGATGAGAGAGCCAAGAGTTGCATAAG GTATCAGAGGGAAGAGGCAAAGATTCAGGCCTGGATTAACCTGGAGAGTGCCAAAGCTGAAGCACAATCCAGAAAGCTAGAG GTGAAGATTCAGAAGATGCGGTCGAACCTGGAGGAGAAGCTGATGAAGAGGATGACGAGCGTGCACAGGCGCGGCGAGGAGTGGCGCGCGGCGGCGCAGGCGCAGCACCTGCAGCAGCTCCGCCGCGCCACCACGGAGCACCAGGCCCGGAGGGTGAAGACGATCAGCCACCACCTCTCCGGAACAGGGACCGGGAGCAATGCGTCCTGCGGCTGCTTCCCCTGCAACAGCGACAACATCATCAGCGGCAACCTCCTCAACTATTAG